The Macaca thibetana thibetana isolate TM-01 chromosome 9, ASM2454274v1, whole genome shotgun sequence region aatcacctgaggttaggagtttgagaccagcctggccaacatggagaaatcccatctctactaatataAAAATCAACCGGGTGTGGTAGTGAGCACCTGTGggctcagctactcgggaggctgaggttgcagtgagcggagattgctctattgcactctagcctgggtgacagagcaagactgtctaataaaaaaaaaacaaaaaaacaaacaaaaaaagctctaCAATAGTGACAAATCCTAATATTTACTGAACTCAGTCAGGGCCCTAGATTCTCTCAAGGCTGGTTTCCCCTACCTTGGCCCTGGCAAAGGGGCAAGAGGCACATTCCATGGGCCACCTGGGTAGGTGCACCCCACCAGTCCTGAGGAGGCACCATGTTCATATCTAGCTGGTATTGCGGACGTGCTCCCCGCCAACCCCACTGGTACCCCACACAACTGCATTTGGAGACCAGGAATCAGGGTTCCTACTCTTGCCCCTTCTGGTGGAACACACCCAGGGTACTAACTCAGCCACAGTCTTCTCCCTCAAATGGTCACACAGCTGCCCCATGTACCAATGACATTTGCAAACCCTCCTGGGATGAGTTCTCCAAGGGGCTGCTCACCCTCTCGATGGGGACAGGTGTTTCTAGGTTGGATTTTTTGCTCTCCTAACAATTTGGCAAAAGCTGTTTTATTCACATGCTGAAAGCTGCTGTTGGGCTAAATTTAACTACAGTGTACCTTCCTGTTCCTTCAGCAGTTCCTCCCTCCCACTGGAGGGGGCAAGAAAAGTGAACGgaggctagttttttttatcctttatgtAAAAAACAACTAGAAAGCCCTTTGTTGAAGCCAGCCTCAGAGTGGGGAACACACACCTGACAACAGCACGTTTAATTACACTCGTTTCTACATCGCTAACATGGGCTAATTAgttatggattaaaaaaacaaaacaaaacaaaacaaaaaccctctcCCACGTATGAGCAAGGAATCTGTGAAAAAGCTTTAGAATTCTTGCTTCATATGCTCTTAGGGGTAAATACATTTGTGCCAAACACCTGAAAAGCTTTCCTGTTAATATATGTTGactttctcacttaaaaaaaaaaatacgtctCTCTTCCTTAGAATGTTAGTTTCCAAATGTAAGAAGTCTGGTGTGAAGCTCTACTTTTGCTCTAACCAGCCCAGCTCTCCACAGCTCAGCTTCTGCAAAGCACAAAGCAAACACTGGGACAACTGGCTGAATgggacccctacctcacaccatatgcaGAACTTTACTCAAAGTAGATCAAGACCTCAATGTCAGAGCTGAAACTGTAACATTCCTGGAGGAAAACATAAGAGTGTATCTTCATGACCCTCGATtaagcaatggtttcttagatgtGACACCAATGGCATAAGCAAAGTAAATACATAAGACTCCgaattaaaatttttatgcttcaaggacactatcaagaaactgaaaaaaacaacCACAGAACGGGGgagaaatatttccaaactgtGTGCCTGACACCAAAAAGCCTGGGCCCCATGACCCAGGAATTCTGACCCTCAACTCAAGCACTGAGGTTGACAGAGCTGAAATGTGACTTGTGGAGCCCCAGGATGGACACCAGACACTCAAGAGCAAAGACCACATTTGAAAGTAGAGTTAAAGCAAAATAGCGTAGGGGACTGTTGGTTCTTTTTATGGCCAGGTGAAAATGGGGCCACTCACCTGGTCTGTGGAATCTGCTCAGGTACTTATGCCCTTGGCTCTGCAAACCTTCCAGGAAAATATGAACTGTACCTCGGCCAAGATCAACAGCTTTTAAAGATTCAGAGGAGCAATAATCCCTGGAGGGGTTTAGGAGGCCCTGAGCTTGGCAATGCACAGAGCTCCAGGTGTGATGTGGTTCTCAGAGCACTCAGTGGGGGCAGGGGGGATGGTGTGGGGACCGCACAGTCACACAAAACTATTATCTAGAAACCGAAGCTATGACCCCATGACCTGCTTCCTAGAAAGCAGAGGGTCCCCTGGTCAAGATCTCCCTACTCCATGTGGAACTGTTTTCGAAACCAGAAGATGGAACGCCCCTATAGACATGAGGAGGCCAGTCAACGCGGGCCCTGTGGAGACATACAGAAGAGGGTCTGGTGACTGGAATGCGGGCAGAGCTGGCCACGGTCCCAGCAGCAGTCTTGGCTGACACGGTCTGCCATGAAAACATGGGTCAATTCCTTCAAACTAACAGCAAGCGCCGACCTCACTCACCACCTGCTCTGAGTCctgcaccatgcccagcagaaatCGTTTGTCGACCTCTTCCCCCTTGGAGCCCTCCAGATGCGGCCAGGAGCCCAGCCTGTTAGGCAGAAGGCCTGAGACTTGCAACCCCAGTCAGCTGATGCCAAGCACCCACGTTACTCTCTGGCCAGACTCCTGGTCCAATCACCCACATACCAGCGCGGAGGACACACTCTGTGCAATGTGGGCTTATAGAAAATGCCCAGATACCCACTTTTGAAAAAAGACTCACTAAGCTTTAACAAGACAGAGGCCTAGGACAGCAGCCTTTGCACCAAACTGAGGACCACAGCGGGGCTGTCTAGTTGTATGGGTGTGGTTCACCCCATGTCCTCCATGGACAGAATGAAATCCACACCCAAGGGGTCAGAGGAAGTGCTGtgaaggaggcagagctgggggaCAAGTTTGGCCCCCGAGACCCCAAGGACCTCAGCAGTCCTGTGTGAGAAGAGGCCAAGGGTCAACCACAACAAGAAAAGCACCATTCCCTGCTGAGGCCAGGCAGCTCCAACCTCAACATGCAAGcactctcttccttctctgctcACTGCTCTCCCAGAAGCACAGGAAGCAGGTTCAAGACCTACCCCCTTTGACAGACATAGAAGTAGAAGCACAGAGAACTCAACACACTTGCCCAAACACAAAGCAGGTGGCACTCCTCCGGGACATGCATTCAACTACTTTATGCTCCTGGGCTGAAATCATATTCCTGGGGTCCACAGCACGTCCAGGAGCCTGAAAGGGGACCAAGAAACCCAGTCTCAGCCTAGCAGAATGAGCTCCATGAACAAAGGGCGAGGCCAGGTTCAGGCACTCACAGAGTTCAGTCTGGTAAGGGGGGCACACCAAGATGCGAATACTTCAGGGCAGCAACGGGAGGGAGGGACGATCACTGATGCTCTGCAAAGAAGGCAGAGGGTGATCTGGCAAGTTCACAAGAAGGGCTGGGAGGCTCAGGAGGTCAAGCATCAGCCACAACCAGGGCCTCAGAGGCACAGAGGCCAGTAGCAGCTGACTTGCCCAGGGGCACCCTGAATGCAGAGAACACCGGGCCATGAAACCCAATGACTGATCAAGTACAAAAGCCAAAGGGAAGACCCGCAGAGCTCACTGATGTCGGGTGTGTTCACTGTTTTGCTAGAAAAGGCTGAGCTGTCAGCACCTGGGAACCGTTCAGCTCCTCTTGGATTTGGAAGGGAGGCTGTGCCGAGGTTCTGGCTCTACCAGGCCGGGGTGGGGCAGAATCCTGGCTATGTGGCTCCATAATGTTGTAATGTTTTGACTATGCAGGTATAGATTACTTTGCAAGAAAAGAGATGCCACAGGGAGTCTCAAAACACCAGTCAGGCCCTTAGCTGCCCTTGCACATGACAGCTCACGCACACACTTCCACCTGCCCCACGCCAGCCTGGGCGGTGTCCTCTCCCCTGGCCCCAGTCTGGCTGCGGTGCTGAGCTCCGCCCTCCTCCTGCATCCCTGCCGGTGCACACACATGCGCTGTAGGGATGCTCTTCCAAGCACAGGAGTGGCCAGGCAGCCCTGGAGCTCCAGGTGCTCCACAGGCCCCATCCTGGTCCCTGCTATTCATAGTCACAGTAACTGTCCTTTTATTAATTGCCTTTCCTGGCCCCCAGACCAGAAAGCACCTGAACACAAGCCTTGGGTCTTGCCCACCTGGGAGCCCCAAACATCCAGTCAcaggcctggcacatagcaggggAGAGGTCAATGAggaaggacggacggacggacggacggaaggaaggacggacggacggacggaaggaaggaaggaaggaaggacggacggacggaaggaaggaaggaaggaaggaaggaacagcaGGTGACAGGTCAGTAAGGACGGAAGGAGTGAACAAGCCCCCGAGCTCACGCTGGGCCCTGCCCAGGGCAGTGGTCTGTGTCTGGGACTCGGGGATCCTGGGGGCAGCCAGAAAGAGGTTTCCTGGCTCCCTTACAACTCTCCCTGGCTGGACCGCATGGCCAGCACACAGGAAGGGCTGCACTCATCCCTCTGCTGGTCTGCAGGGCCAGCCTGGGGTCACAGCCCCTGGACTTCGCCCCCAAATGTCCTTGTGCTCTGACACAGGGGAAGCCAGTCGAAGGTTTAAGGGTCAAGACCCTCAAGAGCAGTGTGTCCTCTGCCCCAGCACAGATCTCAAGGTGCAGAGGGAGCCTCAACAAGAGGCAAGGCTGCATGAGGACTCAGTAGCAGGGGTGCGGGCCGATGGGGGAGACCCTCTATGCAGATAGGGCTAAAATTATTGATGGGGGTGCTTTCTACCCAGGAGACCAGAGTTCACACCTCCAGTTGCTGGAAACCAAGGCCACACCAAAAGAAGCCATGCGAGTGACCAGCTCTGGTGACAGATAACTGTCACAACCATCAGCCTCAACAGCCCCTTCACACAGACCACACGCTCCTCCCCCGATCCTGAAGAGTCTTCAGGCAGTGACCTTAGCAACTAGACAGGGGTCACGTGTGCCCCATTAATCCAGTtgcatcaagaaaaataactggaagaaaatggaaaaagctcAGAAAGATCTTTTTGTGGCTCTTTGGGATGGGACTGCGTTTCTCACATCTGAAACTCTGCCCCCAGGGTGTGTCCTGAGCTGAGCCCTGTGCAGGTTGCAGGCTTGGCTGTATTTTGTGAAGACAAAGGTATGAAAATGGCCGCAGCCCCATTCGTTGTTTCTGATGCTCCCCGCTGCATCTGGTGCTGGCAGGGCTCGGGTGATAGCACGTGACACGGGGAGACTGCTGGCTCGCAGCCACCGCCGGAGGGCTCCACGACTCGTGCCATAGCCGGCCAGGTCAGCCTGAGAGCGACAGCTGACCCCACCACCCGCCAGGTGCTGCCACTCACGTGAGCCTGAGGAGCCCCCATTTGTCCATGTCACCGGGGCTGGTGGGCCGCATTGGGGTCCCCGCGGCATATGCCCTCCTCACATTGTCACTCTGGACTGCCTGGTCAGCGGACTGGACTAGAAAAAGGAGCCTATTGTGTGTATGCACAAAACCCACCAAGATAAGGCAGGTAGTTCATAGACtgagaaaaagtaaacatatgTTAAAAATAGCCAAAGCATACGAAAATAAAACAGATACTGAAAACAATCCCCAAACCCCAAACCACCTTATTGTAAATACGGCAACACTGCCTGTCCCGAAGGGAGGAAGAGAGTCAACTTCCAGAAGAGAGTTCCTTGTCCCTCCGATGGGATGCAAGCCCTCGAGTTAGGCAGCACCAGAACAAAGATGCGTTCATGCTGGTGGCGTCCCGAACGAGCAACACTGGATTTCCAGATAGCCGCGCGTCCTGGACCAGAGGCCACTGGGACTGCCCAACCTGTGCTTTCCTGAAACGTAAACATtatcctccacacacacaccatctacTTTCCCTGCTAGCTCCGACAGATCCAGATCTGCCTGTGGATTCCACGGAAACTGCCACACAAAATGTACGGCCCTGTACACAGCTGAAGCACTACCAGAGACGCCAGCCCCTGCCCCCTTCCCGACAGGGTGTGGGGAGTAAAGCCACGATGAACATACGATAAGGAACGAGGAGGAAAACTGCAGCTATGGGGTGGATCACTGAACAGAGACATTTGATTTGCTGGCTGGCTTCTGCCTGCAGACTTCCCTGGCACTGGCTCGCTGCCACGCAAATTAAGTAAAAATCAATATCCTCCGGTCTGCAAAACATCGTGTTAACAATCACACTGCAAACAACTTACATAATACCCCTCACTCCATACCCAAATAACGGTGAATGTTTTCGTTAAAAGGCAAGTgtaaaataaacaggaaaaaggaaagaaaagaaaagaaggcaatcTTACAGGTCCTCCTTCAGCAAAACCTTTCCACGACTTGGGTGAGGAGATAATCTTTCTGTGATTATGACCAAACCCTCCCGTCACTTAGCAACACATAATTAAGGAATATGTTTTCAGATCCGCTTTGCAAGCCCGGCCATTATCAGATGAAATTACTGGAGCAACAAATGTCATCGCCATGCAAATTAGTTGGTTGCAAAGAAAGAATGTTTGACTCAGAGAGCAGGCACAGGCCCTCGGAAAAATTATCTGACGTCCCTCCTGCCGCACATGTATTCGAGAAAGTCAAATAATGATGTGATCAGACTTGAAAAAATCCATGAGACAAAACCAGAATCTATACgacaaaacagaaaatcaggCCAGTTGCTCAGTCTCCACttggaaacaaaaagcaaaatgccTGGAGGTCACCTCTAGGAGGTAATATTAATAGCAGAAGGGCCACACAGCAATGGCAGAGACACTTAAGGGGGTCTCTGCAGGGCTGTGAGGTCCGGCGCCTTGGTCCCCGCCTACAGTTGCTTCAAGGCTATTTTCAAAAAGGTAGATCTTACTGTTTCATCCTGTTTTTCACAAgctattcaggaaaaaaaaaaatcatttgaaaaggATTCTGTTTTCTGAATTATGTAGGGGAGGCAGGCGGGGAGGAAAGAAGTATGtctgaaaggaagaaaactgatttacattttaaatttttggtcaAGACTCtagagttaaaataaaaattctaaatggtGTTCTGAGGACGCCCACCTAGGACTTCATCCACAATGTCCAAGGAAACACACGCCATAAATTACACCTGGCACACGTTGGGAAGAAAACCACCTACCATCAACTCTCCCTTTCCTGGACTTGGAAATATATTCTTCCCTTCAAGCAAGCGGAATTCCCAACTGTATTTTCTGATATGAGAGACTAAatctgtttttgaaacagagagTTCTGAGGGATTTCAACATCTTGCTTTGTTTAACCCACAagtatgcaaacacacacattttcatcTCCACGGTGGGTAATCACTGCCTCCGATATGACGTGCGGACCCGTGAGAGGTACGTTTTCACACGATCACGCCCTTCTAAATGGAGGATGCACGCTTTAGAGCCAGCATTTGATGAAACATTCCTGCCTTCTCCAAAGCTCCCCAGCGTGAACTAGAGAAAAGGCCACCCCTTGTAAGCTCAAGGCTGCAGTCTGTTCTGAGTGACTTCTGAGTTTCTCCAAGAAACACAGTTGAGTTATACCACTGTCATGGGAAATCTACAAATCAACCCGACCTCAACTAAAGAACAGGAGGGCACTGCTGCCCCAGCAGATCTGGCCTGATACACAAATCTGATTAACCTAAGAGAAGCCGTGTCAACTGGTCACAGTGCTGCATCCTTCTTGTtttggtggtgtgtgtgtgtgtgtgtgtgtgtgtgtggcctggCGAGTGAGGACTTGCCATCCTATGTTCAAACTTCCACAACCCCGCACCCCCCTGCTCCCCCCAGGTCCCCAGGCAGGGCAGGCGGGGAGGATGTATTACTTGGTTCTGGTGCAAGCATGGTGGACACGATGATGGGCGCTCCCGTGCGCCGGGCCACCTTCTGGTACGGTGAGTGAGGTGTGTGGAGGCTCTGGCTGGCTGGCGGCAGGGTGGATGGCCCCAGGGGCGCACTTGGCTTCCGCAAGACCTGGGGGCTGCCGTGAGGGCTGGGCAGCGGAGAGGCGGCCACGTTGCGCTCCCTCTTTAGCAGCTCCATGGGCACCGTGTATGCTGTGGAGTAGGCTGTTCTGGGGCCTGGGTGAAGGGGGTTCGAGGGGCCCGGGTTAGTCAAGGCCACCCCTGCCTGCAGGGAGTACGTGGGGCTCAGACGCGCTGTCAGGGCGCAAGGGGTGGGAGAGCTGTACCCGGAATTGGAGGGGAAGTGGGGGGCATGGGCACCCACGCCAGGGGCAGAATAGGTGGCCGCCGTCTCCAGGAGGTGCTGAGATGGTGCGCTGGAGGGGCGGCGAGCCGGGTCTCCAGCTCGGGGGGCTGCTGTCTGCAGGGGACCTGcaggctggggctgcagggcTGCAGTGCCCAGAGAAGCCAAGTCACCATGGAGCAGTTCGCTTCGGTGGCTGAAGCTGCTGGACCGCGCCCGGGGCAGGGGGCCCACCCGGTCTTGCCTCCGCAGCTGCATCTCGGTCCTGCAGCTGCTGGCCAGGCGGCTCAGAACACGGGCCTGGCCCAGGTTGGGTGCGACAGACTTGATATCCGCGTCCTCCAGGGTAGCCAGGACGGCTGGGGAGTCAAAGCCCTGCTGTAGTAGGGCTGCCAGCGTGGCCTCTGCCAGCCCCTCCGCCCGCAGAAAGGCCAGGAATTCAGGGGGCATGGTCCTCTTGCCACCAGGACCCTGGAATGCGGACAGGTCAGCTTCGTAAGTCTCATAAGCCATCTTGGACGGGATGCTTTCCTGGGCAGGCCCGTAGCCTCGATTCAGGGCCCCCGGGGCCACCCCTGTACTGCCCTCGGGGGCAGTAGCTGAGCTGGGGTCCACAACCAGGCACGTCGGGGCCACCTGTCTGGCAGAGGCAGGCTCAATGGGTCTTTCGCCGATGTCGCTGAAGACCTGGCTGGGGGGGTAGGCAGGCGCCTCCGCCCCATACCTGGCGTTGGGCTGCTCCCGTCCATACCGCCCGGGGGATGCAGCCCTGCTGTGTGTCCGCTGCCCCTGAGGGATCATTTTACCTCCAGGATCTCGGTACAGGTGACCGGCATCCTGCAGGGCAGGTGACCGGCCTTGCATTTGATCCCATGACGTTCTGCTGCCAAGTGCTCCATAGCTGGGGACCGGCCGGCTGACTCCTGGGTCTCGATAGAGGGGAGGCTCTTTGGGCACCCTAGCAGCTCCAGACGGGTCACTGTAGTAATCCCGTGGCAGCAGGGGGCTGCGACCAGACATCACTGCCTGTCTGTTGTCGTAGAAGGTGAAGTCAGGAGTAGACCCCTTTCTTGCAGCCACTGAGTTATAAACGGCCTCCTGGTACAGGTAGGGCTCGGCGGCCCCGGGCAGGGCAGCGTCCTGTGGTCGGTGGTTTGGCTCAAACCAAGTCCCCTCTGCCGTGCCATACGTCAGGGAGCTTCTCCTCCCCAGAGGCCGCAGGGACTCGGCGTTCTCCCAGGGGCCCTCGTACCACCCGGCAGCATCCCAGCTCTGAGAACGACCAATATTTATATGCCTGCTGGGAACTGGcattggaaaaaaaatgactgCGGATGAGGCAGAGGAgaagcttttctttataaatcttcAATTACATACATCAAACACAGACCTGGCTGTGTGCTAACCCTTCCGAGACGGCAGGGACAACCAACTGGGGGTTTTCTGTTTCAAAGCATGGCCTAAATTATTAATACTCCGAAACCTTAGCAGACAAAACATAAGACTCACGGTAACTTTGCCTCACTCCCCAATGATAGCCAGAGAGGTCCGTTCCTTACAGCTCAGTCCCAGAGAGGAGGCTGTCCCCAGCCTGCCAGGTCCCCCTTCCTAGCTGGTGTGCTCACATGGACCGGGGCTCTCTCAGCATGAGGATTAGGAGCTAAATAAAACCCCTAAAGCTTTGTTCCATGTGACATCTCGTTAGACTGATGAAGCCGGCAGCTTGCTCCATCCAGCCCTCCCAAGCTGCAACTGGGATTTACTTCCACACTGAAAAGCTCGGGTTTATACTCCCCCTTCTGCAGCAGGGTACTTTTAGGATGAGCACTGTCTCCCCCTCTGGACAGGGCTGCTCCCACCCCCGCCACTGATTCCTGAgaggcaacagaagcaaaataaGGCTGCTGCAGTGTCAGTCCACTCTTAATCCACCGCGATGAAACATTAATCCATGGCACAGCTAAACACAAATTAAACGTGGATAAACAGAAAAAGGTCCACACGTGATCCTAGGCCATGGATGTCGAGCCCAAAAAAGGGGCCAGCTCTGAAACCTGATGCTTTGATAATACTAAGATCTGGCTTTGAGATGACTCTCTGGTTGTGAATCAAAGCCCAAATGCATTCTTTACCTTATTACTGCGAAACACAGATCCGCTCATACTCCCGCGGTGGTGGGGcggggggctgggggaagggtgtGTGTGCCAGGGAAGGGCGTGTGTAATCTGGAATTTAAAGTGACTGCAACAGAGGTCACAGGAACAGGAGGATGGGCGACTAAACCTTACACTGCAAAGCAAAACTGGGAAGCGGCTGCATCTGAATATCTCATCTTCTTTTAGGTACGTCAGAAAGAAAAGCCTAATTCCAGCAGGCTTAGATCCTGCAGATGATTTTCCGTATTCACATGGATTAAGCTTTCAGAGTCCACAAAGGACTTCGGCGCAATAATGCAAAGAAGAGCAGTTATTTAGATAAAGGAGCGCCCCAAAGTATTAAGACATTTCCTTAAACATATAGAACAGTCCCAGAGAAGCAACATCCCAGACTAACACGGTAGGTTCCTGCCCTGCAGGATTCCCATGACAAAGAATTCACAGCAAAAATAAAAGCCGGTGATTAGGAAGCTACAAAGGCTATACACactgaaagcattttaaaatgagacaatATGCATACCTGCAAGCTTTAAACCCAAGAGTGCTGTTCCTCACTCACATCTCTCTCAATCTGGCACTCTACTTAGAATCTTCTAAAGAGAAatactagtatttttttttcttgagatggagtctcgctctgttgcccaggctggagtgcagtggtgtgatctcggctcactgcaagctccgcctcctggattcacgccattctcctgcctcagcctcctgagtagctaggactacaggcacccaccaccacgcctggctaattttttttttgtatttttagtagagacggggtttcaccgtgttagccaggatggtcttgatcttctgacctcgtgatctgcccgcctcggcctcccaaagtgctgggattacaggcatgagccaccacatccggccctaatgttttttttttttttgagacagagttttgctcttgtttcccaggctggagtgcaatggcacggtctctgTTCACTGGAATCtctacctactgggttcaagcaattctcctgcctcagcctcacaagtaactgagattacagggttcaagcaattctcctgcctcagcctcacaagtaactgggattacaggtgtgtgtcaccatgcctggctaatttttatatttttagtagagactaccATGTCTCCATctacttcaccatgttggccaggctggtcttgaactgatctcaggtgatccacgcgtcctggcctcccaaagtgctgggattacaggcgtgagccactgtgcccggccaacacttCAGGATTAAGCCACTTTGCTAATTTCCTCTCCTTGTTGTAATGAACAACGTGACATTACGTGGTGTTAGTACTATGTAACCCCACTCAGGGTGCAGGCACACCCTTCAAAGATGGGTGGATGAACTCCGAGCATTCCAGGAAAATCCCCCATGCTGTCTTTTTGAAGCAGGGTAAGGTAGCTCTGCTGACTCACCCGCTTATTTACTATCTGGTTTTCAGCTCAGCAAGTTCTCAAATGGAAACAGGGCTCTATAGAAGAATGTTTACCTGGTAACTCCTAAGAAACCAGTCATGATTCTTAGGGAGGTTCCTGAGCTGGTGTTCAAGCGTGATGGCAGGAGCAGGGGCAGATGTGGGTAGATGTGCTTTGGGGCGGCGTCAGCCTCCCATTGGACCAGGAGGCCCAGCTTCCATTTCTATCAGCTTCCAACCTGTTCTGCTTGGAAACCACCCAAACTCACACAGCCAAGGCTCTGAGATTTCACAAATATTGTGACAGATGTTTTCCCGTGCCAGGTAAGAACACCTGTAACTGGACTCACACTTTTCCAAACACTCTGGTtacacaaacaacacacacacacacacacacaccccacactacAGTCTTTTAAAAAGGACTGCTTTTCTGAAAAATTCTCATGTTGACTAAAAGTGAGATGGGACCAATTAGAGTAATACATCTCATGggcttcattttttaattctgcCAAAACACTCTCTATAGAAATTATGTCAAGTAAAAATAAGATGATTGTATAGCAGAAAAATCATCTCctgaaaattaagaaagataaaCCCAAACTCTCCTGCAGACAAAATGAACCCAAGAAAAAGCC contains the following coding sequences:
- the CTBP2 gene encoding C-terminal-binding protein 2 isoform X4 → MPVPSRHINIGRSQSWDAAGWYEGPWENAESLRPLGRRSSLTYGTAEGTWFEPNHRPQDAALPGAAEPYLYQEAVYNSVAARKGSTPDFTFYDNRQAVMSGRSPLLPRDYYSDPSGAARVPKEPPLYRDPGVSRPVPSYGALGSRTSWDQMQGRSPALQDAGHLYRDPGGKMIPQGQRTHSRAASPGRYGREQPNARYGAEAPAYPPSQVFSDIGERPIEPASARQVAPTCLVVDPSSATAPEGSTGVAPGALNRGYGPAQESIPSKMAYETYEADLSAFQGPGGKRTMPPEFLAFLRAEGLAEATLAALLQQGFDSPAVLATLEDADIKSVAPNLGQARVLSRLASSCRTEMQLRRQDRVGPLPRARSSSFSHRSELLHGDLASLGTAALQPQPAGPLQTAAPRAGDPARRPSSAPSQHLLETAATYSAPGVGAHAPHFPSNSGYSSPTPCALTARLSPTYSLQAGVALTNPGPSNPLHPGPRTAYSTAYTVPMELLKRERNVAASPLPSPHGSPQVLRKPSAPLGPSTLPPASQSLHTPHSPYQKVARRTGAPIIVSTMLAPEPSIRPQIMNGPLHPRPLVALLDGRDCTVEMPILKDLATVAFCDAQSTQEIHEKVLNEAVGAMMYHTITLTREDLEKFKALRVIVRIGSGYDNVDIKAAGELGIAVCNIPSAAVEETADSTICHILNLYRRNTWLYQALREGTRVQSVEQIREVASGAARIRGETLGLIGFGRTGQAVAVRAKAFGFSVIFYDPYLQDGIERSLGVQRVYTLQDLLYQSDCVSLHCNLNEHNHHLINDFTIKQMRQGAFLVNAARGGLVDEKALAQALKEGRIRGAALDVHESEPFSFAQGPLKDAPNLICTPHTAWYSEQASLEMREAAATEIRRAITGRIPESLRNCVNKEFFVTSAPWSVIDQQAIHPELNGATYRYPPGIVGVAPGGLPAAMEGIIPGGIPVTHNLPTVAHPSQAPSPNQPTKHGDNREHPNEQ